The region GTCTGTAAAAACGGAAGAAGAGTGTGAAATGGCTGGAAATTTCTGGAGAAGTTCACATTACCAACAGTGGATACTTGATAAACAGGACATTATGAGAGAAAGACAAAAGGAACTGAAGGACCTGACGGAGGAAGACTACCAAAAGTTGAtgatattttatgcaaatttgatacAGGCGCTGGGAGAGCAGTTGAAAGTGAGACAGCAAGTGATTGCCACAGCCACAATATATTTCAAACGCTTTTATGCTAAAAATTCTGTGAAAAGCATCGATCCATTACTTGTATCCCCTACGTGTATATTTTTGGCATCAAAGGTTGAGGAATTTGGTGTGATATCCAACAGTCGGTTGATCACTGCCTGCCAAACTGTTGTGAAGAATAAATTTGGATATGCGTTCGGAAATCAAGAGTTTCCGTACAGGATAAACCATGTATTGGAGTGTGAATTCTTTCTGCTAGAAATGTTAGATTGTTGTTTAATTGTGTACCATCCATACAGACCTCTTATACAATACGTTCAAGACATGCGTCAGGAAGAACAAGTCCTACCTTTAGCGTGGCGAATTGTTAACGACAGTTTACGCACTGATGCATGCCTGCTTTACCCACCGTATCAGATCGCATTTGCATGTTTACATATGGCATGCGTCATCTTGCAGAAGGACTGCAAACACTGGTTTGCTGAATTGAACGTGGACTTGGATAAAATTCTGGAAATTAGCCAACTTATTTTGAAACTGTACGATCTATGGAAAAACTTTGATGAGAAGAAAGAAGTTACAGAACTAATTGCAAAGATGCCAAAACCCAAAACTCAACCACCAGCATCCTCCAGGTCATGAATTCATGagatgaaatatacaaagtCTGAAGGTCTCCAAAAAccacaaatgttttatttctactATCAACTTTCATATTGTATCGATTGATTAATTTTGCAACACACGAAATACAGGAGGACTCAGGACTTTGAAATTGATAGCTATTTAGTTTGTGACACTAAACAAAATACTAGTTTAGGCACTGTTACCTTAACCTATTGCCTCCCTACATAGTGTGCTATGGCTGACTGACAATGTAGCCACGTCTTCATACACGATTTTAAGCAATTCAAAATGAAGCGTTGAAGTCATTAAAAATACAAGTATTATATTACCAATATGTCCTGACTACtaaatttgcattttgtttcaaattattATCAGTTGATGCTAGAGATAGAAATTGCATTTTGGAATAAGAAAACATAGAATTTCTGTAATCATGAACTTTGATTTAGTGTTGAACACTTTCAACCCATAGTTGTAGTAGTAAATGATTAGCTGTGAAAGGATAAACTAACttgatgtacaatatactgttttttttatatgtcaTATAGGTTAACTTTTGTTTCCATGACATGTGTTCTCCCAAGGGTAAGAGGAGAGTCAGTAAGTCATTTCATGAGCTTTACCATTCAATTAGTAAATTAACactgcagtgtgccctctaatgatcgccatattttattgttgtgattcaaaatgtgataaaaactggcatttcttgtgagtcaccacatagtaagagataggggaacaccagatttggtgcatcactagaaattgtgtgcatcagtggtgcgtcaaattggcttacaagggtacactggtcaccacatagtaagagataggggaacaccaaatttcgtgcatcactagaaattgtgtgcatcaggcAAATTGGCttttagagggcacactgattaaCAGCAACCCAGGTATCACTAGCTAACTTGCACCAGTCTAAACTGAACATGCTTAGTTGCAAATTATTATggtataactatgaaatctttgGTGATCAAAAAGATAGCCTGCAAGGGTTTGGGTAACTTGTAGATTATCTGGTTACAAACAGTGACCCCCAACTGCTGACCTCAGTGACTGCTTT is a window of Glandiceps talaboti chromosome 5, keGlaTala1.1, whole genome shotgun sequence DNA encoding:
- the LOC144435127 gene encoding cyclin-C-like, with product MAGNFWRSSHYQQWILDKQDIMRERQKELKDLTEEDYQKLMIFYANLIQALGEQLKVRQQVIATATIYFKRFYAKNSVKSIDPLLVSPTCIFLASKVEEFGVISNSRLITACQTVVKNKFGYAFGNQEFPYRINHVLECEFFLLEMLDCCLIVYHPYRPLIQYVQDMRQEEQVLPLAWRIVNDSLRTDACLLYPPYQIAFACLHMACVILQKDCKHWFAELNVDLDKILEISQLILKLYDLWKNFDEKKEVTELIAKMPKPKTQPPASSRS